From Pseudorasbora parva isolate DD20220531a chromosome 25, ASM2467924v1, whole genome shotgun sequence, one genomic window encodes:
- the LOC137064454 gene encoding cytochrome P450 2F2-like, whose protein sequence is MLGFLILVWICLFLVFLFIQIPRPKNFPPGPRPLPLFGNLLELNINNPLKDFERLADRYGKVYSLYLGAKPWVVLNGYEVLKEALVTKAVDFAGRPQDLMVNRTTKGSGVILSDYGPSWKEHRRFALMTLRNFGLGKQSMEERILGEVSHVIAKLEKIVGNSFAPQTMFHNAASNIICIVLFGSRYDYEDEFLKLFIHLYTENAKIANGPWAMIYDTFPMLRFLPLPFKKAFTNAKKARELSAQLVNEHKNTRVPGEPRDFIDCYLDELDKRGNDGSSFTEAQLILYILDLHFAGTDTTSNTLLTGFLYLMTHPEVQAKCQQEIDDVLEGKDHASYEDRHDMPYTMAVIHEVQRVANTVPLSVFHCTTKDTELMGYNIPKGTFVIPNLSSVLKEEGQWKFPHEFNPDNFLNEEGQFEKPEAFLPFSAGPRVCLGEGLARMELFLVMVTLLRRFQFVWPDDAGEPDYTPVYGVTLTPKPYRMHIKCRQTVKS, encoded by the exons ATGCTGGGCTTTCTGATACTGGTGTGGATATGCCTCTTCCTCGTGTTCCTCTTCATCCAGATCCCGAGGCCAAAAAACTTTCCTCCAGGGCCTCGTCCTCTGCCATTATTTGGGAATTTGCTTGAGCTAAACATCAATAATCCTTTGAAAGATTTCGAGAGG TTGGCAGATCGCTATGGAAAAGTTTACAGTCTCTACCTTGGAGCAAAACCTTGGGTGGTTCTTAATGGTTATGAGGTTTTGAAGGAAGCCCTTGTTACTAAAGCTGTGGACTTTGCAGGACGTCCCCAGGACCTCATGGTCAATCGTACTACAAAAGGAAGCG GTGTCATTTTGTCTGACTATGGCCCCAGTTGGAAAGAACACAGACGCTTTGCTTTGATGACCTTGAGAAACTTTGGCCTGGGGAAGCAGTCAATGGAGGAGAGAATTCTGGGGGAGGTTTCCCATGTCATTGCCAAATTGGAAAAAATAGTTG GGAACTCCTTTGCCCCTCAGACTATGTTCCACAATGCTGCATCAAATATCATTTGCATTGTTCTGTTTGGATCCCGTTATGATTATGAAGATGAATTCCTCAAGCTTTTCATTCACCTCTATACGGAGAATGCAAAGATTGCCAATGGACCGTGGGCCATG ATATACGACACATTTCCCATGCTGAGATTTCTGCCCCTGCCCTTTAAGAAGGCGTTCACAAATGCCAAGAAAGCCAGAGAATTGTCTGCACAACTGGTCAATGAGCACAAAAATACAAGAGTCCCAGGAGAGCCAAGAGACTTCATTGACTGCTATCTGGATGAGCTTGATAAG AGAGGAAATGATGGTTCCTCGTTCACTGAAGCTCAACTTATCCTGTACATTCTGGATTTGCACTTTGCAGGGACTGATACCACGTCGAACACCCTCCTCACTGGGTTTCTCTACCTCATGACCCACCCAGAGGTTCAAG CAAAATGCCAGCAAGAGATTGATGATGTTCTGGAGGGTAAAGATCACGCATCGTATGAAGACAGGCATGATATGCCGTACACAATGGCTGTTATTCATGAAGTCCAGCGTGTCGCTAACACTGTACCGCTAAGTGTGTTTCACTGCACCACCAAAGACACTGAGCTGATGGGCTACAACATCCCGAAG GGAACTTTTGTTATTCCTAACCTCAGTTCTGTACTAAAAGAAGAAGGCCAGTGGAAGTTTCCTCATGAATTCAACCCAGACAACTTCCTGAATGAGGAGGGCCAGTTTGAGAAGCCTGAGGCTTTTCTGCCTTTTTCTGCAG GTCCCCGCGTGTGTCTTGGTGAGGGTCTTGCACGTATGGAGCTCTTCCTGGTCATGGTCACTCTGTTGCGCCGTTTCCAGTTTGTGTGGCCTGATGATGCCGGGGAACCGGATTACACCCCGGTGTACGGAGTCACACTCACCCCCAAACCCTACAGAATGCACATCAAATGCAGACAGACAGTCAAATCATGA